In Armatimonas rosea, a single genomic region encodes these proteins:
- a CDS encoding discoidin domain-containing protein: MVFSRYIATRGFLAALTVVGLAALPQTAQAQRISGVTASSNMGSFSSTNIANTVNGVGLDSLSLTANHAVANFGDYWLSSFGAATGIIDFDLGGLYDVSGFSFWNARDVVQTETGIRGVAVTFSTNGSSFFSALGTPTEFAQATTSSATNAPEIFSFSPVSASYVRFTVTSNWGNPNLTGFNEVGFSGTVSTPSSVTPELPGAMQLLPALLPVALIGARKRFKKA; this comes from the coding sequence ATGGTTTTTTCGCGCTATATTGCAACTCGCGGCTTTCTTGCCGCCCTGACCGTGGTTGGCCTCGCCGCCCTTCCACAAACCGCACAGGCACAACGCATCTCCGGTGTTACGGCATCATCGAATATGGGGTCTTTTTCAAGTACCAATATTGCAAATACGGTAAATGGTGTCGGCTTGGACTCCCTTTCACTAACGGCAAACCATGCCGTGGCTAACTTCGGCGATTATTGGTTAAGCAGTTTCGGTGCTGCGACGGGGATCATTGATTTTGATCTTGGGGGGCTCTACGATGTGTCGGGATTTTCCTTCTGGAACGCCCGTGATGTTGTTCAAACCGAAACAGGCATCCGGGGAGTCGCTGTGACGTTCTCGACGAATGGTAGTAGCTTCTTTTCCGCTTTAGGCACGCCAACAGAGTTTGCACAGGCGACCACTTCCAGCGCCACCAATGCGCCCGAGATCTTCTCCTTCTCTCCGGTCAGTGCAAGCTATGTGCGCTTCACGGTGACCAGCAACTGGGGAAACCCCAACCTAACAGGCTTTAACGAGGTCGGGTTTAGTGGCACCGTCTCCACGCCTTCGTCGGTTACCCCTGAGCTTCCCGGTGCGATGCAGCTCCTTCCCGCGCTGCTCCCGGTTGCGCTGATCGGTGCCCGCAAGCGCTTCAAGAAAGCCTAG